The Culex quinquefasciatus strain JHB chromosome 2, VPISU_Cqui_1.0_pri_paternal, whole genome shotgun sequence genome contains the following window.
tcaagagtcgttgtgcaacctgcggaggtgagcacaaaactcaagcttgcgaaacaatcaacgagaacatcgaagctaaatgcttcaattgcggcggcgaccattctaccaagaatcgaagctgcccaaaacgtgccgagtttgtaaaaattcgtcagcaagcgacgacgaggcaccaaccaaatcgtcgcaaaacaccaccagcatacacggacgtggattttcctgctttggcgtcaccaggagcaggagctgttcgagtggttccaaatctgcagccattgccgttgaatcagcggcaaagagttgcagagcatacaacacctcctggcttcagtcagcaaccgagggaaaaccaaccaacatcaacggatgaaggcagtagtgacctgttttcaccacaagaacttttgaacattttcatcgagatgacaacaacactgcgtggttgcaaaactcgccaggaacaagtaagaacgcttggagcattcatcttaaaatacagttcgtagtttactcgttctagtgattttgaatatttcaatgaattttttttttttagttttaagttaggattagttgttaaagtgatttttttttcttttttacctaaatgtattcgattcaatgcaataatgtaaaactatttgaagtaaataaaataaatgtaatcagttaataataaaacgaaaaatacaacaaagatgaagagcattaggccataccacttagcatgtaaaacaaatgtaattattataagaatattcaataaagacatatttaatttcaaaatttcacatagAGAGATTGACAACCAGTGAGCCGACTATAAATAATAAAGACAACTAAAGTCACATACCTGATGATGGGAAATACCTTGGGTAGTACCCATCTTACCACTCACTGGAAAAGGCACTTTTTCCGGGATCTGCAATTGTTTGATGGCCTACATGCCTTGGCGATCCCCAAGTTGAAGTTTCAATCGCTTACAGCCGCATCCGGAACATCACGCAGACGAGTAAAAGCACTTTCCATCATGTGGTGATCTGGTCCGCGTGAGCGCTTTTCTTCAAAGAGGTCGTTTTGTTCTTAAGAGAACATCTTTGTAagcgttttttttcttaacttatttttattaggtccttttaggtgctgtgaccaagttgggaccgaggatcagtaaaacaatatataataacaaaaaaaaaaactccttaaattccatacttggagatcatgtaactgacgagggttacttggtccaagcgggtcttgcaggtcttgaacctgccgatgtactcggagaaaatcccccacagctcagccgaactgtagagtacctccccggcttccttctccgtggctccaccgtctcgggggccaccttggctgcttcctgcgggacgagggcgatccttggattttccgtccggaactgcgcccggcagcggagggaactccgccggcgtaaacgccggaactgctggactctgcttctccgccttccttgccggcggtttcggtttcgacgcctgctggcacctccggatgaagtccgcacgcttagggcagctgcggtccgtggcttcttgggctccagagcagttggcacaccgcttcggctcggcttcttgaactttgcactcgtccgtcttgtggggacccccacagttgttgcacctgcctttcaggtgacagttcctggttccatgacccagctgcaagcagttcctgcactgggtcacgttcggccgcttgttccggtaggcctcccaccggatgatagtgcttgccacaactttcattgcagagagcttcttcagagtggtgtatcccttggggaagaccacaatgtacggagtttcgtccacggtggacttttccttccgcttgatgacatgtacctccagcgcgtccagcttgagatccctcttcagaaggtacttgacctcttccggtttcagttcatcaggaaaaccacgaagaaccacccgatgatttcgttcgctccgccgatcgtgggtgtagaattccactttcttcttcttgagtagctcttgcaacttgtcaaaatctttgacagagaagcaggtcaccttggttccaaatcgggttagtttgtaaatcggtttgaaacctaatttacaactttccactatcgccacgagcttgtaaaaatccgtagtgttcttcaccaccaaaggtggttgcttttgtttacctgccgactggccgggtggtggaaccgccggggcgtcccctcctcctgctgggctggcattgttgttgtttttgttatccgctagcgggctgaacttgttgttgttgagcagggtcttctcaactttttctccttcgatgccgattccattgacctcgctggacttcttccgctttcaattcccgcggacgggacgaaaatcttcctcctcggaggattcctccacctccatctgtcaaaaacttccaagcacgcgagatgacaacacgagcaaaacacgtcttaacttgtcgctggctaGCGACTGAGTCCCCTTTTGTAAGCGTTGCCCATAGGATAGCTTACCGTTTTGAAGACTGCTGAGGATCCGGATCCCTTGCAGCCTGTTACTACAGTTAACTCATCCCTTTATCCTCCATCCGCCACCCGGAGGCACGCGCCGTAGGGCTGCCAAAGTCCTGACGACCCACACGACCTGGGAAAACCAATCTTATCGTCCCCAAGCGTAAAGACTTTAAGACTAGCTTTCATCACCAAAGCCCACGgcgattgtaaaaagggtggtttttgtaagaaaacccgtcatgttatacattttcagacaggtatttaaaagacttttccaacgagtcgagTATGAGCatgtaagtgttatttatgcactttttggaggccagatctcagatattctGATGAAAACTTTGTGCGGATTTATCaagcgacccatcgttgaatgGGTCATTTAAAGATCTATCCAGTTAACCCAGAAgaatgaagatctgacaatcgtatctaaagttatgagcactttagtgacatttttttgaaaccggGTCTCAGTGAATGTCGATATTATTGTATCAAGTCTCCATCTCTACTACTTGGGTTTTAATGACAAAGGGTAACCTCTACAAGGTTCCAGACTACGGAACTACGTGCTCCCATATGTTGGCAGCAAAGTTCAAAAACAGCCCCACCAACCTTAtaattcaatacaatttttcacTCAATCACACACATCCACAAACAGAGCTGCGGCCCCACCAAGAAGTGAGAGTAGCGCAGCAGCAAAATATCGAAgacgatgcaaaaaaaaaacctttctcgGATTCGAACCTCGGATTCCTCCACTCTTTTCTCTTTCTACTGTTTCCTCCACCACACCACAGCAGGCTGCAGCAGCCTGTGTCATCCGTCcaccttttttttcgcgaaCCCCCCCTCACCTCCCCCCTCCCAAATTCAACCCTGACTACGGGACAACGAACAGGACAATTCCCTCCCTTCATTCCCCTGTGCCGCGAGCACTTACCGGACCGTTTCGTCCTTGATGATACTGGTTTCCACCTCCATCGCCGTCGTGGTGACCTCCGGAACCGTCCCGCTCGGAACCGGGCACTGGCACCGTGCAAATGTCCAACTTTCGTAGCACTTTTTAGTCCGCTTTTCGACCTTTTTTAGTCCCTCCCCCCTctttctcttgtgttctcttccGCAGCACGACACGACACGACACGACACGGTTACACGACGACCGTACGCGGATTGTTCCGCGGACCCAATAAATTTGGCTGGCTGGTTAGCTCTGGCGCTGGTTGGTCAGGTCTGGTCTGGCCCCGCGAAACGAAAGAGATTCCCCCGACGACGGTCGAACTCTCTTCTTCTGCTGCTTCCTTCTTTCTGGTGCTGCTGTTGCGTTCGTTTTGCTTGAAATATACTACACAATCGCAGCAGGCCAGGCCACGGCAAAACACACCAACAAACCACGCTCGAAAGGTTAGTGTATCAATTTCTGGCTTTCGGACTGGTGTTTGTGCTTTGGTCGTAGTATGCGGTGGTCTGATTACAGCGATTCATCCTCCGATTGAGCTTAGCGCGGACACACACAGGTGCAGAAAACTGTGCCAACCAACACAAACCCCCCCGAGTCGAAGTTCCCCATTCACAATCACAACCGTGTTTATCACAGAGTAGGCGATTATTTCATTCGCGCACTCACACTTGTTTTGGGATTCGCACACCAGCTTCTCTCGGTTACGTGAAAGGAGTAGTAGGCGTAGCACACCACCAAAGTTGTGGGGTGGTAAAAGGGGGGCAAAATCGCACACTACTTCCCACTCAgcgcgttccgtttgaattccgtttagaattccgcttgagcgaaaaaagttcgattcgaattctaaacagtgttcgttttagattctaaaccgcattccgtttcaaacgcaacaaccggttccgtttgagttttcgccgcaaatcggtttaagcggaattcaaacggaatcgaaacggaatgGTCGGGTTGGTTTTgacagcttcttcttcttcttcttcttttctttctggttttctttttttgttttggttgaattcaaattaaattggAATTCAACCAGAAAGGTTAaatcaactgttatttttaatttaaaaatcattttatttattttccataaaataaaacGCGTCCCAACCCGAGTCCCCTtacttttatttgttgtttctaGTTTAACAGAAAACTATCCCTCGAGGCGGTTTAAAACTTAATTCTTGGCGGCACCGGTCGACACTTCGGATCCCTTGCCATCAGCTTCTTCCGTGCAGCTTCTTTCTTTCGCTCTGGCCGCCACGTTGGGCTTCTTGTCGTGGTTCTCCAGCAGCAGGGCACCCAGCGAGCGATTCATGTTCAGGTCGATCAGCTTGACAGCGTCGAATATGTTGGACTTGCTCTCAAACAGTTGCTTCAGGAGACCTCTTGCAGCTGCTCGATGATCAGTCCGGGATTTTCAACGGCGGTCGGATCCAGATCGCGGATTTGATCTTCATAGGGTAGTCCGGCCGGTTGCAGATGAACCCTGTGGAACCATACAACTTGTCCGTGGGGAACGTTTTGATGGAGCCGTTGTCCAGATCGAGGACTTTGACGACGTTAGCGGAGACGATCTTCAAGACTTCGTTTGGCTCTGACGGTGTCGAAAGCTCGGGAAGAATCGTCAGCAGCAGCTTGGAGTCCACATTGGGACAAACGATCAACGTGACCGCATCCAGGACAAACGTAATCCGGACGATGTTTTTGCCCTGCGGGATGTGCGGCCAGTAGTTGACGTCGACCTGCTTGAGGTCGCAGACTAAATTCCGTAAGGTGACATCGGCAAGTTGACCCTTCTTCTCAACGTCCGTGAGGGTGGCCTTCTCGATGCAAGCCTGCTGATCGTACGAAAGCCGAAGGCAGACTTGAACTCGAGCTTCTTCATGATGACCCATGAGATGTCCATCTGCAGAACAAGGTACGGAATCTGCTTGTCGTCCGAGATCAATTCGACCGCTCCGTTGTCCACCGTATACACGGCAAGTTTTTTCGTGCTGCTCTGCGACCAACCCTCGAGACCAACAGTCGTCCACGGTCTCGATATAAACCAATTACAAGTTTATCAGCTTAACAGCCAACAGTAAGAATTGCTTCGGAGCCAACTCCGGTTTGTTGTACAGCACCTTCATGACCGGCTTCACCGCGGCACTGTTCAGCATCACCAAATTTGTCAGCCACATCACTCTGTACGTCCAGCAGGATCGGCGTCACCGGTGGCTGAATGATTCCCGCCAGCTCACGGTTAACAATCCCGCAGGGTTCTTCATCCGAATCCGGCGGTGGTCGCTACTCCGTTGACGCATTAACCAACTCGTTGCCATAATCGATCAGGCGAACCTTGAGCGAGATCTTCGATGCGACGGTCTGAAAAAGAGAGAAGAGGGTGGTCATTCCAACTCTAGAAACAAGTTAAAGTAATCCGGTCAGACCTTTTCCAGCACCACAGCCCGGTAAAAACAGTTCTCGTACGGCGCCGCTTAGATGCCTTCGACCTGAATCTCCTCATACTTGACCGATTTGTATGGAGCTTCATCGCTGTCCTCCGGCTCGTGCATCCCCGCATGAATGAGTGTAACAGGCCGTGTTCTGTCGGCGTGGTGCGTGTCATCTTGCTTTTTCTGGGACATCTGCATGACCTAATTCTGCACCGGGACCAGAATCTGAACGCTCTCTATGGTTGTAGATCTTGAAGAGGGCATGCAACTTTTCTTTGGCTGaaagaaaaatctcatagaaaacGACCAAGCCTAAGACTAAGATTGCTAAACTTACCAATGACTTGACGGATTAGCATAATTAATACTGAGTCCATTCAGCGTCAGCAGCCAAAGCGGGCCAGATGGGAACGTGCAGTAGGAACTCCGGAACAACCAACGGTGATTCATTTCGCTGCTTCAATTCTCAATTTCCGTGCTATCTTCCTTATCCGGAACTTGCAGTACTGATTTGGTCGAATCTCGGCGTACATGGCCATCGCCTTGTCGATGCCGGACGAGTTGACCCATCGCCATCCGCACCTTGATCACATCCTCGAACGTGGCGTGCTGAAACCACCGTTCCTGTTCATTCTCAAAGAAATTTAAAGGTACTTTGGTCGGGTCGTGAAAGGTCGAACTCGATCCGCCGACGCTTCGGCTCGAAATGGTCGTCGTCGGGCCGTTGACTGAACCTGCTCAAGACCGCCGTCGCTGTTTGGTTCCATCGACACTACCGATTGTTTGCTGGAACTGCCAACAGCTATGGTCCGAATCGTACGCCGTTGGACGGCGAAAGAACGTGAAGCGTGGAGAGTCGCTTCGAGACGGTTCCCGTACTCGACGTTGGGATGATACACGTGAGATTCTTCGCTTCGACGATTACAAGCGAAGGAGCGTTTGGCGCCTCTCAACCTCGGTTCCAACAGTGGTGAACGCGTGCCGGCGTTGTTCGCCGGTTGGTCCGGAACCTGATTCGGTGGCGGGGTCGTCCTCGTTCTGCGTTGTCGGCCTCCGTGGAGATGtcgatgatgatggtgatgccGATGAACGTAGATCGTGTGAACGCCGCCGCCAAGCTgctcgattccgttttttccgCCGTCATCATCCGTGCCGAATGATTCCGTCGACTGGAACGTGGCCGGTTGGTGCAAGTCGAACTCTGTGTCCTCGTCATCAACCGAGGTTGTTGCGGTCGTTGTTTTGACAAGAGTGCTTTCGTCGGCTTGAACATGAGGGCTGTACTCAGGCAGCCGGAGCTTCTACAGATACTGCTGTGGCCGCCAGCGTCTCATACTTCCGCTCCAATTTCTCAACTACCCCGCAGGCCTTTCGTACACAGGTGGGAATCCATCTACGCAATATTGGAGCGACTTTTCTTAGGAACTGCGCGAGGTGAATAGGCGTCGCGACGCTCCGACCGCTTGCAGTTCTTTGACTCCTGAAATGAGAAAGTCGTTGAAAAAGGTGCGGTGTTTGGTCAATCCAAATCACTTAGCTTCTCCGTTGGAGCTTCGCTTGTGGCCACTGGAAGTTCCTGGTTGTTCGCCGAAATGTTCGTTTGCAATTCTTGTTGTCAAACGGCAACTGCTGGGACGAAACAATtgaagaaatgaggaattaaaaaattgaaacatgtTAATTTATGCGCTGCTGATCATCTGCTCTACTTCCTTGTGCTAAATGTATCCGGTTTCTTCTCCTGTCCACGCCTTCTTGCTTGCTGCTGGTGCTGACCAAGATGACTGCGTCGGTTTAACGGCACCGGCACCGCCACGGTCCTCCTGCGCTCACATAGGCCCCCGGTCATCTCGTCGATAACCTCAGCGATCTCCAACCGTCACGCCAATCTGCTTTTCCGTCCCGGCGTTCACCTTGATCTTCATGACGAATTCCGGGGGCGCTACGTCCAGAAAATTGCTGAAGCAGCCTCCGTTTCGGCTGTTCTTCTTGCGCCCTCGTTTGGccagagctgctgctgctggatttGGAAGGGGAAGCTGCATCTGAAAGAAGGAAGAAATAAAAAGGTTTAATGCTACACCaagttctctctctctctctctctctctctgctttctgtaaaaaaaatcaactcaccAGTTTCTCTATGGTCTTTCACCGGTGCCACCGTGGTCTTCATTGCCTTTTTGTGGCCACGTTTGGGCTGCGCCGCCACCACACTCACTTCAAGTTCCAGCTGCTCCTTTACCAACTCCTTGGCAACGACCTCAAAACCCAGTACCCGTACCATTTTAAGCAGGCTTCTAGCTCTGGTTCTGAGCGGCGACCGCAGCCGCGGGTTGGCGTTTTTTCTTTTTGAGCGGCGGCCGCCGGTTCCGGGGGCTATCCTCTCTTTTCCGGTGAGGCAGCTGCTGCAACACCTCGGGGGGTCACTTTTGCGTCTCGCCATTTTCCCCAACTATGGGTTTTCTGCGGCCGGATCTTCGACCTCGGCCGGCACTGCTGCTTTCCAGCCTGGACGGCCTTGCGACTCCCATGGTCCTATCGGAAGACAAACAAGAATCGCGTAAGTCATTTCCCTACTTTTTGGCACATTGCATCATCCGGGTGATGTTTTCATCGTGCATATTTCTAACCTCGTTTCTAACCTTATTAAGGTGAGTTCCGCGGCAGTTACGGAAGGGCTGAACGAGACGGCCGATGGCACAGTCAGTCAGTGAATCGTTCCGGAGGCCTCTGCAATAGCATTTTTTAAACACCGGCTAGTTGGGGACATACGGACTGAAAGGAGGAGACGCCGTTTTTCACCGCGACGGTTTAAATCACACATAAATATCGCGAAAACTTCGCAACACATTCCAATTACAACTTCCGCGAAAAATGCAAGATcgaacaagtttgacatttcttGGGAAGCCGTTTCACTCACACATTAAGAGAAAAACCGCTTCGGCGAATCGCGGCGAAATGTCATCGAGGTTCCGCCGTACACCAGCAGGTGTCGCCCTTGTGCAAAAATGGTTAAACGGAATCGAAATGGAGTCCAACCGGAGATTCCGTTTAGAAAAATTCGaaacaattttcgaagcggaattcgaagcggaatgaacccgtcatGCGGAAAACCGTTTGATTGGGTTTACTTGAAATACACTGAGCTAAGTCTTCTTGTGGAATTCATGATCTATCGTTAACTTCGTCTTACCATCTCGAACTATTCCGAATTAAACACCAATTTTAACGGATTACGGGAGACTTTTCACATCTTTGGCCTTCCTAGAGATGCGCCAGCTCGGAGTTCATCCTTCTGCTCTATATTGGTGATCTCCAGAACGTTCTGAAAGAAGTAACTGAGTTTTTGAAGACGGCGAAATCgatgattaaaattttgctgaaaCGAGCTAAATCTTAAAACAGCAGAGATTGGACAGAATTGAATTTCAGAAAGTTCTACAAAAATGTGaccaatttcaagatttttaaagttatttgctCTCAAACTCCAATgctcgttttaccccacttctctTACCCAGttacgacgttctagcaggattctagcagagttcttacagatcTGGATATTTTTACAGCATTCtggcagaaatgttccaccattCTAGCAGAATTCTAACGGAACCGGTATTGCTATTTTAAAActccatattaaaaaaaacaagaattccaagaaattaaaatttaaaaaacaacaatcaaaaatttcgaatcgCCGAATTttgaatcttcggataatcgaaacaacgtttgttatttaatttttataaaaaatttatggttttaacCATAGATAATATCTATTAGATATGATTCAAAACTAGCTCTAAAGTGATCGGACTTTGTGTAATCTATCATGACGGCATTTGGATActgtaacattttattttgtaatgtaTTACTCAAACAACACGTCGAACTAAATTAATTTGGGAAAGTTGAACTTAAACTTTAAGACATTCAGAATTAatgaagaatttgagaatttacgAATTAAGGAAAGcaagaatttgtaaattttagaattttgaagatttttttttttaatttaaataacttttaataccgtaaactggggtcaatcgggacacatggggcgaattgggacagcagttttaaccatgttggagcacaatattttgatttttctggttggtttccgttagaacagactcaggccaacaacatgtgtacatccatttccaaatttaaaagctttaagtgctctaaaaagggctgtccctattcagactgtagtcccgattcaccccagattacggtaagtAAATTCgagaatttgcaaatttgaaactacatataaaagttaaaaaaaaacatagaatttattttatttataatatttttaattattgaagaattctagagtttttttttttttttgaataggtcctataaacatatgaaacacaatagtttataggaccctttcaaaaaaagtttagaatttgagaatttaataatttaagaattaaagtatttataaattcaagCATTTAATTATTCAAGGATTCCAGAATTAAAGAATATAAGGATTaagaattgtgaaattttagaatatcaaaattaagttattttttaaattttttgagttttccatttttaggacttaataatttaaaaaaaactgcagaattttagaatattaaaattgttgaatttaagaattttaaaattgtaggatttaggaattttaaaattttggaatttaaaaatttggaatttaaaattataaaatttcagtACAATCCAACCTCGATTATACGTCTCGGTaaatgatgttaaaagtaagaaaataaaactccagatcatcgaaacttcggataatcaagtttggactttattgaaaaatgtcagattttcaaaattttggaatttatcaATTTGTCTTTTATGTGCTATTAGCTTTCAATATTtatacaatttaagaatttaaggatgctgagggttttagaattttaaaattgtagaatttttcaatttttgaaaaaatagcaattatagaattttagaattttaaaatttaaaccttttaagaatttgaaaattagattttttataatttttagaatttaaaacaataattcaagaattaaaaaaaatatttttacaattgcAGTAtacataaatagttttttttttttaagaatcttggaatttttgaaattttagaattttatacaGTTAGAATATTATAATATcagattctaaaattttttgaatgtaggaaactttagaattttagaataaattttattaaaatacagtCTATAACTATTAGAaactataaaaattgaaaactcaatttttaactcCATTTTATAATTTCACCGATTAagaattaaacaattttgaaattaaaaaataaaataaaatttataacattatttttttacagttttacgATTTAAG
Protein-coding sequences here:
- the LOC119768012 gene encoding uncharacterized protein LOC119768012; translated protein: MARRKSDPPRCCSSCLTGKERIAPGTGGRRSKRKNANPRLRSPLRTRARSLLKMVRVLGFEVVAKELVKEQLELEVSVVAAQPKRGHKKAMKTTVAPVKDHRETDAASPSKSSSSSSGQTRAQEEQPKRRLLQQFSGRSAPGIRHEDQGERRDGKADWRDGWRSLRLSTR